The genomic DNA gcCTAAGAACTGTTTGCCTAGCCCTAGATCCtgcagattttctttgtttttttttttcaataaatgttttatagttttacatttaggtttatgatgcattttgagttagttttgtgTAAGGTGTGAGGTTTATTTTAGATTATAGATATCCTTCCTCTGTTGAATTACCTCGGCACTTTTGTCAGTAATCAGTTGAAAATATTTGCATGGGTCTGATTGTCAGCTCTCCACCATTAGCTTTTCACCTAATAGGTTTAGCAGCCattgataatcttttttttttttttttttagagggtgtcccactctgttacccaggctggagtgcagtggtgtgatctcagctcactgcagcctccacctcccaagttcaagcaattctcctactttagcctcctaagtagctggtattacaggtgcccaccaccacgcctgcataatttttatatttttagtagagatggagtttcaccatgttggccagtctcgaactcctgacctcaagtgatcacctgcctcagcctcccaaagtgctgagattacaggcgtgcgccaccatgcccggtctgatgatggttttttattttattacggGTTATAGAATGGTAGTAGTTCATGATTCCTTCATTTATTAGCTGGAATGCTTCTCCAAAAGACATTCTCCTCATCAGCTCTGTGGTTGCTCTGAAGTACAATTTTTACAGGAAAATACAGGATAAatgtttgctttcttcctttggTATATACCTGTTTGCAGAATAATGACATGGTTCCTTCCATCCTCCAAAGGTGACCAATAATAATTTCTAAGTATCATTATGAACTAATGGATTTTCAGCATGTTTGATGTGTTTCAATCCATTGCCATAATTGTTGTTATTGATACTTGAGTTGGCTCACTTTGCCAGTAGGAGTCTATTCAGATTGGCGTCTGAATCCATTTGACACAACTCCTTTGATCTTTgacagttttcttgtttttgggtGCAAGATTTTTCAGGCTCACCTTAGACACTTCCTGCCACACGCTTAGAATCAACCATTTCTCTAAGGACCTTCATTCCATTTCACGAGAAATGATAGAGACCACAATCAAAACAAATCATGAATTTATACTGATATTTTCAATTCAAATGAAAGACATTTTTGCTAAAATTTCTTGAgtttatatttgtatatcttaCTATGCTGAAAAATCTTGATTCCTAATTAGTAACATAATTATTCGTTTGATAGGTAAATATTTTAGGGCCGATTCTTTGGTTTTATAGCCAAGATACCCTGTTGATAAAGTCTTGTGGGAACAATTATAAGACTGGCTTATttaggagctttttaaaaaagacatccCTACCTGTTTTAACTGTAGATTATATTAACTTAAATAGGTACAGCCCACGCTTGATGGAAAAAATTCTCCAAATGGCTGAAGGTATTGATATCGGGGAGATGCCTTCATATGATCTGATGCTGCCCAAGTCTTCCAAAGGTCAAAAACGTCACCTCTCAACATGTGATGGTGAGTATACTTGTTTCTGAAAGATGGGATTTCAAGAAacaaatggctttaaaaaatgatatgagTGTggtatattatttcaaataacattGGTAACATTAGTTCTTACACACATGTAAAAGTTTTTGCTTTtagttatatacatttttttgaggATGCTAAATAGAATTGAAACTAAGAATACTGAAATCATGCAATCCTTGAAGTTTATGCCATGGAACCTCCCTCTAACTAGAATCTTATATTGTGATCACTTGAGCATCTAAGTCACTAAATCCTCTTGAATGGGTCTGGGATGGATGAGCTTTCTACTGAGCAGTGTTATAGGAAGGAAGCTCTGGTGTCTGGCATAGCCTCATCTGAGTTCTTCCATAGCTTTAAATTTGGCATCTCCCCTAAATCATTAGTTTCCAGCTGTTGttctagaaagaaaatagagcaaaCACCCTTTTGTGATGAATGGGTCAGAACTGAGGTTTTGAAGTTGAAAACCTTTGGAATCTTttgataattctttttctttgagttttagtCACAACTATGTAAAGCACCATCACAGAGTCACTCACTTCTGATACAAAAGAGAAAGGCTTTGTAACTGCCTCTGGTCATCATCTTTCTTGCATTAGAGCCATCTGTTCCACTTGTAGTCCTTAAGTGAGCTTTTCAGCATGGGTGATATGAGATTGTACTGGAACAGTCTTCCAGTTCACTTCACCTTCCAGCACAGGGCAAAGAGTGTATTTCACCTGTGCTTTAGCTCATTTTTGATGCAAAAGCATCTACCAGTCATGTGTGGTGGTGACCTGCATACTTGACTCAATCGTATATTTTCTATCAAAGGTCTTCCCTTACATGTCGAAAGATAGGGAGCATCCCTCCTTATGCTGGAATCTTAGATTGATAATTGAGTCCCTTCACCCAAATGACATGAAGTTTTTGTGATGGGAAGTATCTCGTACCAACAATGCAGCTTGCAAATAATATGGTTGGTACTGTTTTCCTGCTTGGTTCTTTTGAAATATTCCCCATTTTAATGAATTGTAAATTTCACTCATTCTATAGGTCAAAATCCTCCTAAAAAGCAAGCCGGTTCCAAATTCCATGCGAGACCTCGTTTTGAGCCTGTACATTTTGTAGCTAGTAGTTCAAAAGATGAAAGACAGGAAGATCCTTATGGCCCTCAAACAAAAGAGGTAAATGAACAAACACATTTTGCCAGCATGCCAAGAGACATCTACCAAGATTATACTCAAGACTCTTTCAGTATACAAGATGGGAATTCTCAGTATTGTGATTCATCAGGATTCATTTTCACAAAAGACCAGCCTGTAACAGCCAACATGTATTTTGACAGTGGGAACCCCACCCCAAGCAGCACATCACAGCAGGCAAACTCTCAGTCAACTCCTGAGCCTTCACCATCACAGACATTTCCCGAGTCCGTGGTAGCCGAGaagcagtattttattgaaaaattaacGGCGACTATCTGGAAGAACCTTTCTAATCCAGAGATGACTTCTGGATCTGATAAAATTAATTACACATACATGTTAACTCGTTGTATTCAGGCATGTAAGACAAATCCTGAGTACATATATGCTCCTTTAAAGGAAATTCCTCCTGCCGAcatccccaaaaataaaaaacttctaaCTGATGGCTATGCTTGTGAAGTTAGATGCCAAAATATCTACTTAACTACAGGTTATGCTGGCAGCAAGAATGGGTCCAGGGATCGAGCTACTGAGCTAGCTGTAAAACTCTTGCAGAAACGTATTGAAGTTAGAGTTGTCCGGCGGAAATTCAAGCATACGTTTGGAGAGGACCTCGTGGTGTGTCAGATTGGCGTGCCCTCCTATGAATTTCCTCCAGCTCTGAAACCACCAGAGGACTTGGTGGTGCTGGGTAAAGATGCTTCCGGGCAGCCAATTTTTAATGCTTCCGCCAAACACTGGACCAATTTTGTCAttacagaaaatgcaaatgatGCAATTGGTATCCTTAACAATTCTGCCTCATTCAACAAGATGTCAGTTGAATACAAATATGAGATGATGCCAAATCGCACATGGCGTTGTCGAGTGTTTTTACAAGATCACTGCTTAGCTGAAGGTTATGGAACCAAGAAAACAAGTAAACATGCAGCTGCTGACGAGGCTttgaaaattcttcaaaaaacacAGCCCACTTACCCATCTGTCAAAAGTTCACAATGCCATACAGGCCCTTCACCCAGAGGatctggaaagaagaaagatataaaggaTCTTGTGGTTTACGAGAATTCTTCCAATCCCGTGTGCACGCTGAACGACACAGCTCAGTTTAACCGAATGACAGTTGAGTATGTCTATGAAAGGATGACAGGCCTCCGCTGGAAATGCAAAGTGATTCTAGAGAGCGAAGTAATTGCAGAAGCAGTTGGGGTGAAGAAAACTGTCAAATATGAAGCTGCTGGGGAAGCTGTTAAAACCCTCAAAAAGACCCAGCCAACTGTTATTAACAACTTGAAGAAAGGAACTGTTGAAGATGTGATTTCAAGAAATGAAATTCAGGGCCGCTCAGCAGAGGAGGCTTATAAACAGCAAATCagagaagataacattggaaatcAGCTGCTGAGAAAGATGGGTTGGACTGGTGGTGGTTTAGGTAAATCTGGTGAGGGCATACGGGAGCCTATCTCAGTCAAAGAGCAGCATAAGCGGGAGGGGCTTGGTCTGGATGTAGAGAGGGTGAataaaattgctaagagagaTATTGAACAGATCATCAGAAACTACGCCCGCTCTGAGAGCCACACAGATTTGACTTTTTCTAGAGAGCTGACTAATGACGAACGGAAGCAAATACATCAGATTGCCCAGAAGTATGGTCTTAAGAGTAAGTCTCATGGGGTGGGCCATGATAGGTACCTGGTGGTAGGTAGAAAAAGACGGAAGGAAGACCTACTAGATCAGCTCAAACAGGAAGGCCAAGTGGGCCATTACGAGCTTGTTATGCCTCAGGCAAATTGAGATCTTCCTATGCCTCAAGCCAATTGAGATCTTCCAATGCCTCAAGCAAATTGAGATCttcctaatttattttgtaaatgccTAATGAGGCAGATTTTTGAATTTAAGAAATGCTACATGTCCTGGTTGCAGAGTATATTCATCTTAAGATGTCTCACCTTGTTCATTTCATATAGTGGTTTATTAAATATTGGAACCTAAAGAATTCTGTCCACTTGTATTAGCTTAATCCAGCAGATATTGTGCAGTTACTGTTTGTGTCTTTTATATTGCTGTGTCCCTCAGATTTTAGCAGTTTGACAAGCCAAATGGAATTTTACCCCAAGaaagaaattctcattttaaagggCATAGCACAGCAATCTGCAACAATATGTAAAGTTGATATTGACTACCATCTCTTAATTCCAGATTTACTGAAAATGTCAGATCATTTTGTATTAATCTATTTTCATCTTTGTGTGAAGCCAGTTATAGAATGTTTGACAGTAAATTGTGCTGTACATGTAAATGTCCTTACCAACTAAATGATGTAAAACTTTCTTAAAGTAATTTTAGTGTTCATTTATTTGTAACTTCTACCATGTGATTTCCAGAATATTGGAAGTGGTTTACTGTATCTTGTGATATATGGGTTTTAACAAAATCTAGTCTTCACGCTGAGAGAGCACTACTTGAGAGAGCAGTTGAAAGTTTCAAAAACTTTGGTTCAATCTGAAGAAAGGAAGCTTGAACTGTTTGTTCTTGGTGCCTTGCAGAGAGACTCACAGCAACTCTCCATTATAGCTTTCACACGGTTTGGATGTGCAGGACATCCAAGGCAGCCACAGCTGTGGTAGAGCTTGGTAAAAGACTGAAGACACATTGGTGCTTTGATGCAAAGGTCAGTTGGCTGGTCCCTCTCTCAAAAAGCTTATTTAGCCGGAAAAGCCAACTTTGTAACATATTTAAAACTGCTATTTTCGCTTATTTCTGGaatgtaaaaaaatgtataaaaagaattagtGTATACTTCCTGAATAAAAAGGAGCCAAAGTTGAT from Saimiri boliviensis isolate mSaiBol1 chromosome X, mSaiBol1.pri, whole genome shotgun sequence includes the following:
- the NKRF gene encoding NF-kappa-B-repressing factor, which encodes MAGGRLLLGGDFLSPPPLPPLPPPPLPPLPPPPPEPVLEQWRYSHESDWQWALRRSFICRHLHSYPGAALDQLLALSAAWTNHVFLGCRYSPRLMEKILQMAEGIDIGEMPSYDLMLPKSSKGQKRHLSTCDGQNPPKKQAGSKFHARPRFEPVHFVASSSKDERQEDPYGPQTKEVNEQTHFASMPRDIYQDYTQDSFSIQDGNSQYCDSSGFIFTKDQPVTANMYFDSGNPTPSSTSQQANSQSTPEPSPSQTFPESVVAEKQYFIEKLTATIWKNLSNPEMTSGSDKINYTYMLTRCIQACKTNPEYIYAPLKEIPPADIPKNKKLLTDGYACEVRCQNIYLTTGYAGSKNGSRDRATELAVKLLQKRIEVRVVRRKFKHTFGEDLVVCQIGVPSYEFPPALKPPEDLVVLGKDASGQPIFNASAKHWTNFVITENANDAIGILNNSASFNKMSVEYKYEMMPNRTWRCRVFLQDHCLAEGYGTKKTSKHAAADEALKILQKTQPTYPSVKSSQCHTGPSPRGSGKKKDIKDLVVYENSSNPVCTLNDTAQFNRMTVEYVYERMTGLRWKCKVILESEVIAEAVGVKKTVKYEAAGEAVKTLKKTQPTVINNLKKGTVEDVISRNEIQGRSAEEAYKQQIREDNIGNQLLRKMGWTGGGLGKSGEGIREPISVKEQHKREGLGLDVERVNKIAKRDIEQIIRNYARSESHTDLTFSRELTNDERKQIHQIAQKYGLKSKSHGVGHDRYLVVGRKRRKEDLLDQLKQEGQVGHYELVMPQAN